From Acidobacteriota bacterium:
TTGTGGTTGTTGCTGGGCGGCTGCCTGATAGGCTTCAAGTGCTTGTGAATACTCTTTGAGATCCATTGAAACTTCTCCCAAACCAATCAATGCCTTTGTGTAGTCAGGATTGACTGTCACAGCCTGTTTAAATGCTGTTTGAGCTTCGCGGCGGTTCCCGGCGGCATCCTGGATCACACCCAGGTTGTAGTGGCCTTCGGCAAAACGGGGGTTGAGTTGCAGCGCCTGCTTGATTTCGGTAATCGCTTCGGATTTACGTCCCAGTTGAAAATAAGTAATTCCTAATTGATGATGTGCGGTGAAGTCTTTGGGCGACTGACGCACCAGTTGTTGAAAGGTGTTGGCGGCTTCAGTCAGTTGACCAGCCGATAAAAACGATTGTCCTTTTTGATAAAGAACCTGAGTTGAGGTTGGCTCTGAAGCAAAAATCGGGGTTGAAAATGAGAATGAAACACAGGCGGTCAGCAGGAACAGTTGG
This genomic window contains:
- a CDS encoding tetratricopeptide repeat protein, whose product is MKNRLFQLFLLTACVSFSFSTPIFASEPTSTQVLYQKGQSFLSAGQLTEAANTFQQLVRQSPKDFTAHHQLGITYFQLGRKSEAITEIKQALQLNPRFAEGHYNLGVIQDAAGNRREAQTAFKQAVTVNPDYTKALIGLGEVSMDLKEYSQALEAYQAAAQQQPQTAEVFNQLGIAHRALNQTDEAVAAFRTAASLSPNDPGAHNNLGVALFQAGHIQAAIDEYKKAISLKSDYQEAAYNLGLARQVMDSPAPTVAQYRRLDSIHTRITQRLFGLQYTDRVGSPTFQR